A genomic stretch from Shewanella sediminis HAW-EB3 includes:
- a CDS encoding sugar phosphate nucleotidyltransferase → MQAIIFANRLGDELTPLNHYYCPTLLPVGNKAVIDYTLEDIASSGITQVKLVISPQAKEIEQHLGSGKKWGVEIEYFLSKPEEETSAVLKRLSLDTQDKLLLVRGDIFRSPSIMQFIEFSKEFPDNFVQAKMANQNAGMMLLPAALPHIADLNWPLTQQDNEEAVVTLVLHGHCCRLDSIQSYMDTNLSLAANEFPSLTPMERSYNSANPEQDFYVGAKARTGQLNDQQGWGILGENAWIDPSVTMKNCILVGNDCQVDKGSILNNCLVLPHTYVGEGLEVKDSILCKNLLINVRTEGVIEIDDQALIGSCKVAVKGGTDKTGLITRFLLFILLTMSLPLWPLLQAVSFINSYGVKNSDNNKSESPKDSLSEPALGARITQSYKDNLGHTFQTWKWNISPMILALIPQLYYVISGRLDLFGSSPQVSYSHGQTTDRLGVFGPVQLLLDESAPQEERALLALEFEANNHSTKYLSLIWCSLRVHSQSLGFNHRGSKHRGSMSEFES, encoded by the coding sequence ATGCAAGCCATAATTTTTGCCAATAGACTCGGAGATGAGCTCACTCCTCTGAATCATTACTACTGCCCCACCTTGCTCCCCGTAGGCAACAAGGCTGTCATTGACTATACGTTAGAGGATATCGCTTCATCAGGCATCACGCAGGTCAAACTGGTTATCTCTCCCCAGGCAAAAGAGATTGAGCAACATTTGGGGTCGGGTAAAAAGTGGGGAGTTGAAATTGAGTACTTCCTGAGTAAGCCAGAGGAGGAGACCTCGGCCGTGTTAAAACGCCTCTCACTCGATACGCAAGATAAGTTACTGCTTGTCAGGGGAGATATATTCCGTTCGCCATCGATTATGCAGTTTATCGAGTTCTCAAAAGAGTTCCCGGACAACTTTGTTCAAGCCAAGATGGCCAACCAGAATGCGGGGATGATGTTATTACCGGCAGCCCTCCCCCACATCGCCGATCTTAATTGGCCCCTGACTCAGCAAGACAATGAAGAAGCCGTTGTCACCTTGGTTCTTCATGGACATTGCTGCAGGCTGGACAGTATCCAATCATATATGGATACCAACCTAAGCCTGGCAGCCAACGAATTTCCTTCACTAACTCCTATGGAGCGCAGTTACAACTCAGCCAACCCCGAGCAAGACTTTTATGTTGGCGCAAAGGCACGAACAGGACAGTTAAACGATCAACAGGGATGGGGGATCCTTGGGGAAAACGCTTGGATAGATCCCAGCGTCACCATGAAAAACTGTATTTTGGTCGGCAATGATTGCCAGGTAGATAAAGGTTCAATACTGAATAACTGCCTGGTGTTACCCCATACCTACGTTGGCGAAGGCTTAGAGGTAAAGGACAGTATTTTGTGTAAGAACCTGCTGATAAATGTAAGGACCGAGGGCGTCATAGAGATAGACGATCAAGCTCTGATAGGCTCTTGCAAAGTGGCAGTGAAAGGGGGCACAGATAAAACGGGTTTAATCACGCGATTTTTACTCTTCATTTTACTTACTATGAGTTTACCTTTATGGCCTCTGTTACAGGCGGTTTCATTCATCAACAGCTACGGGGTAAAGAATAGCGACAATAATAAGAGCGAATCACCAAAAGATTCGCTATCCGAACCGGCATTAGGAGCAAGGATAACACAGAGCTACAAAGATAATCTGGGGCATACTTTCCAAACATGGAAGTGGAACATATCCCCAATGATATTGGCACTAATTCCTCAACTGTATTACGTCATCAGTGGCAGATTAGATCTCTTTGGATCCTCCCCGCAAGTCAGTTATTCCCACGGGCAAACAACAGACCGCTTGGGGGTATTTGGCCCCGTGCAACTCCTTCTCGATGAATCGGCTCCACAAGAGGAAAGAGCCCTGTTAGCGCTTGAATTTGAAGCTAATAATCACAGCACAAAATACCTTTCACTTATTTGGTGCTCCTTGCGAGTGCACAGCCAGTCCCTTGGATTCAACCATAGAGGCTCAAAACACCGTGGCTCAATGAGTGAATTTGAGTCGTAG
- a CDS encoding four helix bundle protein, whose translation MKYEQLEVWQRSFKLSIKIYRLFTNSRDYGFKDQICRSSISVPSNIAEGMERCSDKEKARFLSIAKGSVRELKTQVMIAKEIDYISGDECSSLSNECEQISKMLGSFIRTLRTNIEY comes from the coding sequence ATGAAATATGAACAACTTGAAGTCTGGCAGCGTAGTTTTAAATTGAGCATTAAAATCTACCGCTTGTTTACTAATTCTCGAGACTATGGGTTTAAGGATCAAATTTGTCGTTCGAGTATTTCTGTACCTAGCAATATAGCTGAGGGAATGGAGCGTTGCTCTGACAAAGAAAAGGCAAGATTCTTGAGTATCGCTAAAGGTTCTGTTAGGGAGTTAAAAACGCAAGTAATGATTGCTAAAGAGATTGATTATATTTCCGGTGATGAATGTTCTTCATTGTCAAATGAATGCGAACAAATTAGCAAAATGCTTGGGAGTTTTATACGAACCTTGCGCACAAATATTGAATATTGA
- a CDS encoding WecB/TagA/CpsF family glycosyltransferase, whose protein sequence is MTTQTHITQTGIKPFSVRAIDILVAVLLIAVASPILILKYIYRRCRYGSAIEYVYIYGLDNTQITLYQFTGEGICCQWPHLLNLLKGDISLLGTEQSYIFEEASAHNPASSLTHKLSTNQLSNLTEIKPGLLSFKLMHQQVGLSFENQDNAIINAHRSALSYLLAISRTLVIWLFSSHDANKHTKTIPLFDIELNNLSMSELLTRITSQARQSRALPMYKQAVDKQAMNKPAMAQYAFVNADCMNISIKNSQYRHCLQNACDMVFADGSGIRLASLWKGLAPKDNLNGTDMFPLLCQQLADNGLSLFLLGGEEGIAASAADKMQCRFPRLKVAGTHHGFIDDPKLNDAVIKQINESGASVLLVAMGAPKQELWLAKHKHRLDVAVGIGVGGLFDFYAEKVKRAPLWVRQIGMEWICRLSEEPGRMWKRYILGNPLFIYRVLKEIRRERAQAVMTQKSIRKDSHKLNQSHSGNGAMIEPECKTDTTASDISIADLSNIETKNLLALTRCQRQRISRRLGCGVKRILDLFGASFLLLLLLPALMLVALLIRIESKGPVLFSQQRAGKNNTPFTMWKFRSMYQDAEQRLGKLQADNEMQGGVLFKMKRDPRITLVGKFIRKASIDELPQLWNVICGEMSLVGPRPALESEVKQYSLKERKRLAVKPGITCIWQVSGRSDIPFDRQVELDVDYIYQQSLLTDIWILLKTIPAVLLARGAY, encoded by the coding sequence ATGACAACTCAGACTCATATCACTCAAACGGGCATTAAACCGTTTTCGGTAAGAGCTATCGACATCCTGGTAGCAGTATTACTGATAGCCGTGGCCTCACCGATATTAATACTCAAGTATATCTATAGAAGATGTCGTTATGGCTCTGCCATTGAATATGTCTACATCTACGGTTTGGACAATACACAGATAACTCTGTATCAATTCACCGGAGAGGGGATCTGTTGTCAATGGCCCCATCTGCTCAACTTACTAAAGGGTGACATTTCACTGCTGGGCACGGAGCAGAGCTATATTTTTGAAGAGGCCAGTGCTCATAACCCAGCCTCTTCCTTAACCCACAAGCTCTCAACCAACCAGCTCTCAAATCTGACGGAGATAAAACCGGGCCTGCTCTCTTTCAAACTCATGCATCAACAGGTGGGATTAAGTTTCGAAAATCAGGATAACGCCATAATCAACGCTCACCGGAGCGCACTAAGCTACCTGCTCGCCATCTCCAGAACTCTCGTCATCTGGTTATTCTCGAGCCATGACGCTAACAAGCACACGAAAACGATCCCTCTGTTTGATATCGAGTTGAACAACTTGAGTATGTCTGAGTTACTCACAAGGATCACAAGTCAAGCAAGACAAAGTAGAGCACTACCCATGTATAAACAAGCCGTGGATAAACAAGCGATGAATAAACCAGCCATGGCTCAATACGCATTTGTTAATGCCGATTGCATGAACATCAGCATAAAAAACAGCCAGTACCGACATTGCCTGCAAAATGCCTGCGACATGGTTTTTGCCGACGGTTCAGGGATCAGACTGGCAAGCCTGTGGAAAGGCTTAGCACCGAAGGACAATTTGAACGGTACCGACATGTTCCCCCTATTGTGCCAGCAACTTGCCGATAACGGGCTCTCCCTGTTTCTCTTAGGGGGGGAAGAGGGAATAGCGGCATCGGCAGCAGATAAAATGCAGTGCAGATTTCCAAGACTCAAGGTTGCCGGCACTCACCACGGCTTCATCGATGATCCCAAGCTTAATGATGCGGTCATCAAACAGATAAATGAATCAGGGGCATCGGTATTACTCGTCGCCATGGGGGCGCCCAAGCAGGAGCTTTGGCTTGCGAAGCATAAACACAGACTCGATGTCGCCGTCGGTATCGGGGTTGGCGGACTATTCGACTTCTATGCGGAAAAGGTCAAACGCGCACCATTATGGGTGAGACAGATTGGGATGGAGTGGATATGCCGCCTATCTGAAGAGCCCGGACGTATGTGGAAGCGCTATATCCTAGGAAACCCCCTGTTTATCTACCGGGTATTGAAAGAGATCCGCCGGGAAAGAGCACAGGCTGTGATGACTCAGAAAAGTATCCGCAAGGATAGCCATAAGCTTAATCAGAGTCATTCGGGTAATGGTGCGATGATTGAACCTGAGTGTAAAACAGACACAACAGCTTCAGATATCAGCATCGCAGACCTTTCGAATATTGAAACTAAAAATCTACTCGCACTCACCCGCTGCCAACGTCAAAGGATCAGCAGAAGACTAGGCTGCGGCGTTAAGCGGATATTAGACCTGTTTGGCGCCTCATTTTTACTCTTACTTCTACTTCCCGCTCTGATGTTAGTGGCCTTGCTGATCCGAATCGAATCAAAAGGTCCGGTGCTATTTAGCCAGCAAAGAGCAGGAAAAAATAACACCCCATTTACCATGTGGAAATTCCGCTCCATGTACCAGGACGCCGAGCAGCGACTGGGTAAACTACAAGCTGACAATGAGATGCAAGGGGGCGTGTTGTTCAAAATGAAACGTGACCCTCGTATCACCTTAGTGGGCAAATTCATAAGAAAAGCCTCTATCGATGAACTGCCTCAGCTGTGGAATGTGATCTGCGGAGAGATGTCCCTGGTGGGCCCTCGCCCGGCTCTGGAGTCTGAAGTAAAACAATATTCTCTGAAAGAGAGAAAAAGATTAGCCGTAAAACCAGGCATAACCTGTATCTGGCAGGTGAGTGGACGCTCAGATATTCCATTTGACCGACAGGTGGAGCTGGATGTGGATTATATCTACCAACAGTCACTGCTCACCGATATTTGGATTTTACTTAAAACCATCCCGGCCGTACTGCTCGCACGGGGGGCTTACTAG
- a CDS encoding glycosyltransferase family 2 protein — MTPKVSVVMPIYNVQHFVKQAINSVLAQTFTDFELILVNDCSTDKSLEISRTILDHRIRVVNHVTNKGLAAARNTGIRHAIGRYVAFIDSDDMWHADKLKMHVEHLNKSPQVGISFSRSSFMNHKGKLIHFFQMPQLTGITAAHLLCRNPVGNGSAPVIRRETLNDIRFQPLDHAEHYSCYFDEKFRQSEDIECWLRIIATTNWKMEGIPAPLTFYRLNQEGLSSNIMKQLASWEQMIDKARLFAPKLLKKNEQSARAYQLRYLARQSIRNGQGKAAIKLINKALSVSPSIMLDETGRTCVTLTAAYLLWLLPSSLYKVCENIGQFGMGHIQKMRISRDGVKSSLIL; from the coding sequence ATGACGCCTAAAGTATCTGTAGTTATGCCTATCTATAACGTTCAACACTTTGTCAAACAGGCAATTAACTCTGTGTTAGCTCAAACCTTCACAGATTTTGAACTCATTCTCGTCAATGATTGCTCAACCGATAAGAGCCTTGAGATCAGTCGCACAATACTCGACCACAGGATCCGTGTCGTCAATCACGTCACCAACAAAGGACTCGCCGCGGCACGTAACACAGGAATTCGCCATGCCATCGGGCGATACGTCGCCTTTATCGACTCCGACGATATGTGGCATGCCGACAAGCTTAAGATGCATGTCGAGCATCTGAATAAGTCACCGCAAGTGGGAATAAGCTTCTCTCGCTCAAGCTTTATGAACCATAAGGGCAAACTGATCCACTTCTTTCAGATGCCACAATTAACAGGGATCACCGCAGCGCATTTACTATGCAGAAACCCCGTTGGTAACGGTTCGGCTCCGGTGATCCGCCGGGAAACACTCAACGATATTCGTTTCCAGCCACTGGATCACGCTGAACACTACAGCTGTTACTTCGATGAGAAATTTCGTCAATCAGAAGATATAGAGTGCTGGTTACGAATCATAGCGACAACGAATTGGAAGATGGAGGGGATCCCGGCGCCACTGACCTTCTACCGTCTTAACCAAGAGGGGCTCTCATCAAATATCATGAAGCAGCTCGCCTCGTGGGAGCAGATGATCGATAAGGCCAGACTATTCGCACCCAAGTTACTCAAGAAAAATGAGCAGAGTGCCAGGGCCTATCAGCTCAGATACCTGGCTCGCCAATCTATTCGCAATGGGCAAGGTAAGGCTGCGATTAAACTGATTAACAAGGCGCTAAGCGTATCACCATCGATTATGCTCGATGAAACAGGCAGAACCTGTGTCACCTTAACCGCCGCCTATCTGCTCTGGCTGCTCCCATCATCACTGTATAAGGTGTGTGAAAACATAGGCCAGTTTGGTATGGGGCACATCCAAAAGATGCGAATAAGCAGAGATGGCGTTAAATCGTCGCTAATATTGTAA
- a CDS encoding DHHA1 domain-containing protein, translating to MNYDIFNGDADGIISLLQLRLANPVESKLVTGVKRDIGLLGKLTEKVGLSKTDKITVLDISMEKNQTGLVKVLDAGVDVFYADHHRAGEIPTSKHLDAHIDLDADTCTALIIDKLLDGQFHYWAITAAYGDNLIAKGDKLSNLAGLSVELSEQLKELGTLINYNGYGAIVEDLHFHPAVLYTALLKYASPFDVIADNSSPFYRLQNAYQEDMASALAIKPDHQSDKLSIFELPNEPWARRISGVYGNQLANQNPKSAHAVLTENRDGTYTVSLRAPLSNKQGAGDICSQFETGGGRAAAAGINALSKEQIGDFIKAVEAFY from the coding sequence ATGAACTACGATATTTTTAATGGTGATGCCGATGGCATTATTTCATTACTGCAGCTTCGCTTAGCGAACCCTGTTGAGAGCAAACTGGTGACCGGCGTTAAGAGGGATATTGGCTTGCTCGGAAAGCTGACTGAAAAAGTTGGCCTTTCTAAGACTGATAAAATCACCGTGCTCGATATCTCTATGGAGAAAAACCAAACAGGCTTAGTGAAAGTACTCGATGCAGGAGTCGATGTTTTTTATGCCGATCACCACAGGGCCGGCGAAATACCTACGAGTAAACATTTAGATGCGCATATCGATCTGGATGCCGATACCTGTACGGCGTTAATTATCGACAAACTCTTGGATGGTCAGTTTCATTATTGGGCTATTACGGCGGCCTATGGCGATAACCTAATTGCCAAGGGTGATAAGCTTTCTAATCTTGCAGGTTTATCAGTTGAGCTGTCTGAACAATTGAAAGAGCTTGGCACCTTAATCAATTACAATGGTTATGGTGCTATAGTTGAAGATTTGCATTTTCATCCGGCGGTGCTTTATACGGCGCTTCTTAAATATGCCTCTCCTTTCGATGTAATTGCCGATAACAGCTCTCCTTTTTATCGGCTTCAAAATGCATATCAAGAGGATATGGCGAGTGCGTTAGCAATAAAGCCTGATCACCAGAGTGACAAACTGTCAATATTTGAACTCCCCAATGAGCCATGGGCGAGGCGTATTAGTGGCGTGTATGGCAACCAACTTGCTAATCAAAATCCCAAGTCTGCACACGCAGTATTAACGGAAAACCGTGACGGAACCTATACCGTTTCTCTACGTGCGCCTCTGTCGAATAAGCAAGGTGCGGGTGACATCTGCAGTCAATTCGAAACCGGAGGGGGCAGGGCCGCCGCCGCAGGGATCAATGCATTATCTAAAGAACAGATTGGCGATTTTATAAAAGCCGTAGAAGCGTTTTATTGA
- a CDS encoding oligosaccharide flippase family protein: MNNASKQSSDIEQPAKSTFSMSLFWLGSAQVLGRIVRLASSIILARLLTPEVFGQVAIILACFELICTPTRRITSAALIKMDDDSLFASLPNANRTNWIAAITAFVAMSLLSWPLAFFNQDSTLIAPMILMATSYLLLPFGMLYAAINLRANNMRRVGRAILWQTITDGILTAILALSGLGIWAIILPKVLVIFVWIAIHRYHNPLFQAQSLTKPDQAKPRSAWTITQMLRFGSQVGLSDFSITLRQNIDYLLVGYFLGIEALGIYFFAFNTSLGISLGIIQSYGTALYSHLCDKSNQAWDSMEVELQKRYVHSLKLILKITVPVIALQSILAPIYLPFVYGSHWIEAGALPVFVLLCLSGLVRPIGEATSQLLISIGESRLNLSFNLGFTLLLAITISVCSQWGLTAIALGILVIHLIAMPAFNLYIHHFILSSRKGAKQDQLKGFNREVHHDA; encoded by the coding sequence ATGAATAATGCATCCAAGCAATCATCTGATATTGAACAACCAGCCAAAAGCACTTTCTCAATGAGTCTTTTCTGGTTAGGTTCGGCTCAGGTTCTTGGGCGCATCGTAAGATTAGCTTCCAGCATCATTTTAGCACGCTTATTGACGCCAGAGGTCTTCGGGCAAGTCGCTATTATTCTCGCCTGTTTCGAGCTTATCTGTACCCCGACAAGACGAATCACTTCTGCCGCATTGATAAAGATGGACGATGATTCGTTATTCGCTTCACTCCCCAATGCGAACAGAACAAATTGGATTGCCGCTATAACCGCCTTCGTTGCCATGAGCTTACTCAGTTGGCCCCTCGCCTTCTTCAACCAAGATTCGACACTCATCGCGCCTATGATACTCATGGCAACAAGCTATCTTTTACTCCCCTTCGGTATGCTCTACGCCGCTATCAATCTCAGAGCCAACAACATGCGACGCGTTGGTCGCGCAATTTTGTGGCAAACCATCACAGATGGCATTCTTACCGCTATCCTTGCGCTATCAGGGCTTGGAATTTGGGCCATTATTCTGCCTAAGGTGTTGGTTATTTTTGTCTGGATTGCCATACACAGATATCACAACCCGCTCTTTCAAGCTCAATCACTCACCAAACCCGACCAGGCTAAACCCCGCTCAGCATGGACTATCACACAGATGCTGCGCTTTGGTTCTCAGGTCGGTTTAAGCGATTTTAGTATCACATTAAGACAAAATATCGATTACCTCCTCGTCGGTTATTTTCTTGGCATCGAGGCGCTGGGGATATACTTTTTCGCCTTCAATACCAGCTTAGGGATCAGTTTAGGGATCATACAAAGTTATGGTACGGCACTGTATTCGCACCTATGCGATAAAAGTAATCAAGCTTGGGATAGCATGGAAGTGGAACTTCAGAAACGCTATGTCCATTCGCTTAAGCTTATCCTGAAGATCACGGTTCCCGTTATCGCGCTGCAATCGATACTCGCCCCCATCTATCTTCCTTTCGTCTACGGAAGCCACTGGATAGAAGCAGGCGCACTTCCTGTATTTGTTTTACTTTGCTTAAGCGGGCTCGTCAGACCTATCGGAGAGGCGACAAGTCAATTACTCATCAGCATAGGTGAGAGTAGATTGAACCTCTCATTTAACCTGGGCTTTACCTTGCTGTTGGCTATCACCATTAGCGTATGCAGCCAGTGGGGCTTAACAGCTATAGCCCTGGGGATCTTAGTGATCCACCTGATTGCAATGCCGGCATTTAATCTCTATATCCATCACTTCATTCTGAGCTCTCGAAAAGGAGCTAAACAAGATCAACTCAAGGGTTTTAACCGGGAGGTTCACCATGACGCCTAA
- the rfbA gene encoding glucose-1-phosphate thymidylyltransferase RfbA, with translation MRKGIILAGGTGSRLFPITQVVSKQLLPVYDKPMIYYPLSTLMQAGITEILLICTPVDKPLFETLLKDGSQWGISLHYAEQAKPNGLAEALIIAEPFLNGEACALILGDNLFYGNALSTLLTDISSNSKGATVFGYHVANPKDYGVVSFDSSGKVLSIEEKPNQPKSQYAMPGLYFFDNRAPQFAKQVKPSARNELEIVDVINAYLSAGELSVNILGRGTAWLDTGNPDALSEATQFIAAIEKRQGLKVNCPEEVAYRLGLIGAVQVKTLAQPLLKSGYGEYLLSLLDDPCKTGFSREGLLSDRFKLS, from the coding sequence ATGAGAAAAGGCATTATTTTAGCGGGTGGTACAGGCTCTCGCTTGTTCCCTATAACACAGGTCGTGAGTAAACAGCTGCTGCCTGTCTATGATAAGCCTATGATCTATTACCCACTATCGACTCTGATGCAGGCGGGGATCACTGAAATATTACTTATCTGCACCCCTGTCGATAAACCCTTGTTTGAAACCTTATTGAAAGACGGAAGCCAATGGGGAATCTCCCTTCACTATGCCGAGCAAGCTAAGCCAAATGGACTTGCTGAGGCATTAATCATCGCAGAGCCATTTCTCAATGGTGAAGCTTGTGCACTGATCTTAGGGGATAACCTATTCTACGGTAATGCACTGAGCACTTTATTGACCGATATTAGCTCAAATAGTAAAGGGGCAACCGTTTTTGGATATCACGTTGCTAACCCCAAAGATTACGGTGTTGTTTCGTTCGATAGCTCTGGTAAGGTTTTGTCTATTGAAGAGAAACCGAATCAACCTAAATCTCAATATGCTATGCCTGGCCTGTACTTCTTTGATAATCGAGCCCCCCAATTCGCAAAGCAGGTTAAGCCTTCGGCTCGCAATGAACTCGAGATAGTCGATGTTATTAATGCTTACTTATCGGCAGGTGAGTTGAGTGTAAATATTTTGGGAAGGGGAACGGCTTGGCTGGATACCGGGAACCCCGATGCACTGTCTGAAGCGACGCAATTTATCGCAGCAATCGAAAAACGACAAGGCCTTAAAGTGAATTGCCCGGAGGAGGTCGCTTACCGTTTAGGTTTAATAGGCGCTGTCCAAGTAAAAACGTTAGCACAACCCTTGTTGAAAAGCGGATATGGTGAGTACTTATTAAGCCTGTTGGATGATCCATGTAAGACCGGCTTTAGCCGGGAAGGGCTATTGTCGGATCGATTTAAGCTGAGCTAG
- a CDS encoding CDP-glycerol glycerophosphotransferase family protein → MMKVITSILRKIIYHCSGFSPRMNKAVLGSYKDQFSDNAKYLCLHWQQTRFIRAIWISGDASLIKQLREEGIEAYHRRSLRGLYHCLTSKYYFYNTYIGDINQYVAKGAIKTNLWHGSPLKKIEFDIESGPLAHIYNAAGPLDRVLNSLKFHQQHITPDIMLSPSPVIDPLFTSAFRITPQQVIRSGNPRTDYHRRYPNQKKSLKSIFNVQYDQVILYVPTCHDTAQTRGNNSQIKSQASSLSQSVMGRMSHYDKGFDWPRLSKQLQQNNQLFLIRFHPNEAHLGKQLSQYPNIIDISSWQDVYSTLHEIDLLITDQSSLFIDLLLYRVPILFYRFNQVEESTQLREAYDYAECLPLVGGLSTSCNSSSNRAVHTFPALLEVLNKEESFHIDTETEKEYRLLQQIYWQTEDNDAFSTIENEIIGRDELAQLKSIRQ, encoded by the coding sequence ATGATGAAGGTGATCACATCAATATTAAGAAAAATAATCTATCACTGCTCTGGTTTCAGCCCGAGAATGAATAAGGCGGTACTGGGTAGTTACAAGGATCAGTTTTCAGATAATGCCAAGTATTTATGCCTTCATTGGCAACAGACCCGCTTTATCCGTGCCATCTGGATAAGTGGAGATGCAAGCCTGATAAAACAGTTACGTGAAGAGGGTATTGAAGCCTATCACCGAAGAAGCCTGCGTGGGCTCTATCATTGCCTAACCTCAAAATACTATTTTTATAACACCTATATTGGCGACATCAATCAGTATGTCGCCAAGGGAGCAATAAAAACAAACCTCTGGCATGGCTCACCGCTTAAGAAAATTGAGTTCGACATTGAATCAGGGCCGTTAGCTCACATCTATAATGCTGCGGGACCACTGGATCGAGTACTAAACTCTCTGAAATTCCACCAGCAACATATCACCCCCGATATCATGCTGAGCCCGAGTCCGGTTATCGACCCCCTTTTCACATCGGCTTTCAGAATCACACCGCAGCAGGTGATACGAAGTGGTAATCCGAGAACCGACTATCACAGACGCTATCCCAATCAAAAAAAATCCCTGAAGAGCATTTTTAATGTGCAGTATGATCAGGTGATCTTGTATGTACCTACCTGTCACGACACCGCGCAGACGCGGGGGAATAATAGCCAGATTAAGAGTCAGGCCTCGAGCTTGAGCCAGAGCGTGATGGGTCGCATGAGTCATTACGATAAAGGCTTCGACTGGCCCAGACTCTCAAAACAACTGCAGCAGAATAACCAGCTATTCTTAATTCGCTTTCATCCAAATGAAGCCCATCTGGGCAAGCAACTAAGCCAGTATCCAAATATCATAGATATCTCATCCTGGCAGGATGTTTACAGCACCTTGCACGAGATAGATCTATTAATCACCGACCAGTCATCTCTGTTTATCGACCTGCTTTTATATCGGGTCCCAATCCTTTTTTACCGCTTCAACCAAGTGGAAGAATCGACTCAACTCAGAGAAGCTTATGACTATGCAGAGTGCCTACCTTTAGTCGGCGGGCTTTCAACAAGCTGTAACTCTTCATCGAATAGAGCCGTACATACATTCCCGGCACTATTGGAGGTGTTAAACAAAGAGGAGAGTTTCCATATCGACACCGAGACGGAAAAAGAGTATCGATTACTTCAGCAAATCTATTGGCAGACTGAGGATAACGATGCCTTCTCGACAATAGAAAATGAAATTATCGGAAGGGATGAACTAGCTCAGCTTAAATCGATCCGACAATAG
- the cysC gene encoding adenylyl-sulfate kinase — protein sequence MSLLSKTAASPYQEIESEGDKSSDVVWHLASVSHAQRETANGHAPAVLWFTGLSGSGKSTVANAVDKMLHDLGCKTYVLDGDNVRHGLNGDLGFSDADRVENIRRIGEVSKLFVDAGLLVSTAFISPFVEDRESVRAQLSDSQHSNSQFIEVYIDTPIEVCEQRDPKGLYKKARAGEIKNFTGIDSAYELPINPEVHVKTAEQSIEACAQQVVDYLKCNGYLDV from the coding sequence ATGTCATTGTTATCGAAAACAGCAGCGTCGCCTTATCAGGAAATAGAGAGCGAAGGCGATAAATCCTCCGATGTTGTCTGGCATCTTGCGAGTGTCTCTCATGCTCAGCGAGAGACGGCCAATGGTCATGCTCCGGCGGTACTCTGGTTTACCGGCTTGAGCGGTTCGGGAAAATCGACAGTCGCGAATGCCGTCGATAAAATGCTGCACGATTTAGGATGTAAAACCTATGTGCTGGACGGTGACAATGTTCGTCATGGTCTAAATGGTGATCTAGGCTTTTCAGATGCCGATAGGGTTGAGAATATCCGCCGGATAGGTGAGGTATCTAAGTTGTTTGTCGATGCGGGTTTGCTGGTCTCTACCGCCTTTATCTCTCCCTTTGTAGAAGATAGAGAGAGCGTGCGAGCTCAGCTCAGCGATTCTCAGCATAGCAATAGTCAGTTTATCGAAGTGTATATCGACACGCCCATCGAAGTATGTGAGCAGCGCGATCCTAAAGGTCTGTATAAGAAGGCTCGCGCCGGTGAGATAAAGAACTTTACCGGTATTGATTCGGCCTATGAACTACCGATTAACCCGGAAGTCCATGTTAAGACCGCAGAGCAATCCATCGAGGCCTGCGCTCAGCAAGTGGTCGATTATCTGAAATGTAATGGCTATCTCGATGTGTAG
- the tagD gene encoding glycerol-3-phosphate cytidylyltransferase: protein MKTIITYGTFDLFHFGHVRLFQRLKSLGDRLIVGVSTDEFNAQKGKAAFFNYQQRVEIIAACRYVDLVIPEMNWQQKQHDIKRLKIDVFGMGNDWEGKFDSLSSQCQVIYLDRTGNISTTEIKSSLSDISR, encoded by the coding sequence ATGAAGACGATTATCACATACGGTACATTCGATCTATTTCACTTCGGCCACGTACGCCTGTTTCAGCGCCTCAAGTCATTGGGTGACAGACTCATCGTCGGCGTCTCGACCGATGAGTTCAATGCTCAAAAAGGCAAGGCTGCATTTTTCAACTATCAACAAAGGGTTGAAATTATTGCCGCGTGTCGCTATGTCGACCTCGTCATTCCAGAGATGAATTGGCAGCAGAAACAACACGATATAAAAAGACTAAAGATAGACGTTTTCGGTATGGGCAATGACTGGGAGGGGAAATTCGACTCACTATCCAGTCAATGTCAGGTCATCTACTTAGACAGAACCGGCAATATCTCCACCACGGAAATAAAGAGCAGTCTCTCCGATATTAGTCGATAA